Part of the Paenibacillus guangzhouensis genome is shown below.
ACGGCAATCGTGAACAGCGTGACCATGATGACATTGGCGGCCAGTCCGAGCCAGACCATGCGCTGGGCGACATGTTTGCCCCAGACTTCGGAGACCGTGTCGGCAATGACATACGTAAAGGGATAGAACAGGATGGCGACCGTCGCGGAGGTGAAGCCGAAGGTGACGATCTTGGTCGCGACGATATTGGCTATCATCACGCAGCAGATAAAGAGGCCTGACAACAGCAGCAGCTTTTTCGAGCTGGGGTCGACAGGAATGAACGGGGGTAATGCTTGTTTTTTCTGTGGCATACTTGTGCCCTCCTAGTTTTGTTTTAACAGAGGCGGAGATTGCGAACTCTGTCTTATGAGATTACGGCTTGCCGAGTCGGCAGCCTGAAACATTATAGCATGGCACCCCGCATCGGTCGAGCGATAAAAATTAGTAGAATCCCATTGACGCCGCGGCGGCGACGGGCTTATCATGAAGGAAAAGGTATGATTTTCCTCACACCTTTGGGTGCGAGCCAAGAAGAGCTTAGCGTGATGGCGTTAAGTTGTTTTTATCCCTAACATGTCTGACAACCTGACAATAAGATGAATAATGATCACAATCAAAGAGGTGTAGAAGATGAAGGTTTCTTTGTTTATTACCTGCTTAAGCGATGCCATTTACCCGCGTGTTGGTGAAGCAATGGTTCGATTGCTGGCGAGGTACGGTGTGCAAGTGGAGTTCCCGAAGGCGCAGACGTGTTGCGGACAGCCGGCGTTCAACAGCGGATATTGGGAGGAAGCGCGAGAGTCTGCGAGAACACTGCTGGCGGCATTTGAGGACAGCGATTTCGTCATCTCGCCATCCGGTTCTTGTACCGGAATGATCCAGCACTATTATCCGAAGTTGTTCGAGCACGACCCCGTGATGCTGCAGAAGGCGAAGCAGTTGCAGGAGAAGACGTACGAATTCACGCAATTTCTGGTACAGGTGCTCGGCGTCAAGGATGTCGGCGCGGTATTCCCGCATAAAGTCACGTATCATCCGTCCTGTCACGGCAGTCGGTTATTAGGCATCAAGGAGGAGCCGATGACGCTGATGGAGCATGTCCAAGGCATGGAATTGATACCGCTTCCATTTGCGGAGGATTGCTGTGGATTCGGCGGAACGTTTGCGGTGAAAATGTCC
Proteins encoded:
- a CDS encoding (Fe-S)-binding protein, translated to MKVSLFITCLSDAIYPRVGEAMVRLLARYGVQVEFPKAQTCCGQPAFNSGYWEEARESARTLLAAFEDSDFVISPSGSCTGMIQHYYPKLFEHDPVMLQKAKQLQEKTYEFTQFLVQVLGVKDVGAVFPHKVTYHPSCHGSRLLGIKEEPMTLMEHVQGMELIPLPFAEDCCGFGGTFAVKMSEISAAMVSEKAQHVLETEAEVLVGLDMGCMMNISGNLMYQGKPIRVMHLAELLYEGVKQA